The following coding sequences are from one Paenibacillus sp. FSL R5-0912 window:
- a CDS encoding LysE/ArgO family amino acid transporter encodes MTEAIVHGIILAFGLILPLGVQNIFVFNQGAQHARFRSVLPVVLTAAACDTLLITAAVGGISLVILSLHWVTPLIYSAGILFLCFMGWRIWRSAPAQEESGRLSPKGQMLYALSVSLLNPHALLDTVGVIGTSSLQYDGMVRWAFAAATVAVSWIWFLGLAAAGRLLGRMDASGKVIKRLNAASALLIWAIAAYMGIQLWRSF; translated from the coding sequence GTGACGGAAGCCATTGTACATGGAATCATTCTGGCCTTCGGGCTTATTCTGCCGCTGGGCGTGCAGAATATATTCGTATTCAATCAAGGGGCACAGCACGCGAGATTCCGCAGTGTGCTGCCTGTAGTTCTGACGGCAGCGGCATGCGATACGCTGCTTATAACCGCTGCAGTAGGCGGTATTTCTCTGGTCATTCTATCGCTGCACTGGGTCACACCCCTTATCTATAGTGCGGGAATCCTGTTTCTCTGCTTCATGGGCTGGAGAATCTGGCGCTCTGCTCCGGCGCAGGAAGAGTCGGGGCGCCTCTCTCCGAAGGGTCAGATGCTGTATGCACTGTCCGTTTCCCTCTTGAATCCGCATGCGCTGCTGGATACGGTGGGCGTCATCGGTACGAGCTCGCTGCAGTATGACGGTATGGTGCGCTGGGCTTTCGCGGCGGCTACGGTAGCTGTCTCCTGGATCTGGTTCCTGGGTCTTGCCGCTGCGGGCCGCCTGCTCGGCAGGATGGATGCCTCCGGTAAAGTGATTAAGAGGCTGAATGCCGCTTCAGCATTATTGATCTGGGCGATCGCCGCCTACATGGGAATACAGCTGTGGAGGAGCTTTTAA